AACACAGCATCTGCGCGGGCACTCGACTGCGCGGGCTCACGAATCCTGCAGCGCGCTGATCTCGCGGTCGGTATGGCGCATGCGGGTGGCGAGGGCGCGCGCCAGGCTTTCCAGCAGGTTCATGGCAAGTATTCTGTGCTGCTGCGCGAGCTCATCGAAGCGCGCGCGGGAGAGCGCGAACACGTCGGTGTCGCCCACAGCGACGGCGTCGGCCGAGCGTGGGTTGCTATCGAGGAATGCCATCTCGCCGAAGAAATCCCCGCTGCTGAACGTGGCCAGGTGATACGGAGTGCGGCCGCTCAGCGGCAGCATGATGCGCACCGTCCCACGGCGGATGAGGAAGAGCGAGTCGCCGGTATCGCCGCGCGCGAAGATGGCCTGCCCGGCCTTGTAGGACTTCATCGCCATACAATCGGCGAGCGCAGCGATGGTCTCGTCCGTTCGCGCTTTGAAAAGCTCGATCTCGCGAAGCTCGAGCGGCTGCTCGTCGGCGCGTTCGAGCAATGCGCCGCCGAGGATGTGGTCTTCCACCCACTCGAGCGCCTCGTCACGGTGGCCAAAGGTACGCACGCGGCGCTCCCCGCGAACGAGCCCGACCTGGTCAAAGTAGTTTTCCAGATGTTGTCCGGTGGGGACGTTGAGCGGCAGATGGCTGAAGATGAGGAAGCCACCACGCTCGCGCAGGAGGTGCTCGATGTTCTCGAGCATGTGCGCAGCGGTGACGTCGACAGACTGCACGCGGCGCATGTCGAGGATGAAATACGCACGCTCCGTGTTCTTCAGCTCCGGCTCGAGCGCGCTGTAGAGCTGGTCGGTGGTGCCGAAAAAGAGGCTGCCCTGCAACTCGTAGATCACGGTGCGACCGCCGCGCTGCTCGAGCATCGCCATCTCGCCGGGCAGGCGCACTTGCTTCGAGAACATCTCGTTGCCATAAAGTTTGCGGCGCACGACCGCGCCGCCGATCTGCTCGCGCAGGAAAAGCATGATGGCCAGGCCCAGCCCCACGGCCGAAGCGGGGATCAATCCCACCGTCTCGGCAACGATGACTACGGCCACGATCACGGCGAAGTCGAGGATGGTGGAACGCGAACGCAGTAGCAGCAGGCTCTTGCGGTCGAACATGCGCACGCCCACCACGATGAGGATGCCGGCCAGCGCGGCGATCGGCACCCAGGCGATCGCCGGTCCAAGCAGCACCAAGGTGACGATGGCGAGCACACCTTCGATCAGTCCGGAGCGGCGGGTCTGCGCGCCACTCGAGATGTTGACCAGCGTTGCCCCCATGGTCCCGGCGCCGGGGATGCCGCCGACGGCGGTGGAGGCGAGGTTGCCGAGGCCTTGTCCGATGAGCTCGCGGTTGGAATCGTGGCGGCTGCGCGTGATGGTGTCGAGCACCAAGCAGGTCTTGAGCGTGTCGATGGAAAGCAGCACTGCCAGCGTGAGTGCGGGGACCACGAGGATGACGAACTGCTCCGCGCTCATGCCGCCGACGGCACGCCAGCGCAGCGCGATGGAATCGAAGAAGCCGGCCGTCGAGGTGCCCAGTGGTCCCACCACGAACCGATTGCCGGCAAGCGTGAGCATTGCGCGGCCGGTGAGCGCGAGCGCAAAGTACGTCGCCACGCCGGCAGCCAGCGCGAGGATGGCCGCAGGGACCGCCTTGGTGAGCTTGGGCGCGAGCACCATCACGATGATGGTGACGGCGCCGACGAGCACGCTTTGCCACCGCCAGAGTCCTAAGCCGGCGAGCGCATGCCAGAACGAAGTACCGCCGGGCACGCCGAGGAACTTTGGCACCTGGCTCACGATGATGATGAGGCCCACGCCGCTGAGGTATCCGCTGACCACGGGATACGGCATGTACTTGATGAGCGTGCCGAAGTGGATGAGTCCGAAGATTATCTGGAAGATGCCGCACAGCAGCGCTACGCCGGCGAGCATGAGGATGATCTGCTGCGGCTGTATCCCTTTGGCGACCAGTTCGATGGTGAGCGCGGAGAGCACGGCGGCAGCGGGCGCGCAGGGTGCGGTGATCAGGCGCTTGGTCCCGCCAAAAGTCGAAGCGACCACGCCCAGCGCGGCGGTGCCGACGATGCCGGCGAGGGCTCCCTGCGCGGCGTAACTGCCGCCGAGCGGCGAATAGATGGTCACGCCGAAGGCGATGGCCGAGGGTAAGGCGACGAGCATGGCGGCAAAGCCGCCCCAGAAATCGCCTGCAAGTGGATTGGGAGCTTCGCGGGTCAAGTCGAGCGGAATGATATCCGGTTTCTGGGCGCGCGTCTTGGGCGCATCAGTCGAGCCGCTTCTCCATGGCGCTGACCACGGTCTGCAGCACCTTCACGCGCGCGAACCATTTGTCGTTGGCCTCCACCACTGTCCACGGCGCATAGGGCGTGGAGGTGTGCAGCAGCATGTCTTCCACCGCCTGGGTGTATTCATTCCACTTGGCGCGGTTGCGCCAGTCTTCTTCGGTAAGTTTGTAAGAACGGTAAGGATCGATCTCGCGGCTCTTGAAGCGGCGCAGCTGCTCTTGCTTGGTGATCTGCAGCCAGAATTTGCAGATCACGGTGCCGAAGGAATTCTGCTGGCCTTCGAATTCGTTGATCTCGCGATAGGCACGGCGCCATTCGCTCTCGTGGCAGAAGCGCTCCACGCGCTCTACCAGGACGCGTCCGTAATAACTGCGATCGAAGATGGCGAAGTGTCCGGTGCGCGGCAGGTTGCGCCAGAAACGCCAGAGGTAATGGTGCGTCTTCTCATCGCCCTTGGGCGCGGCGTAGGCGTTCACGGTGAATCCGCGCGGGTCGAGCATCTCGGTGACGCGTTTGATGGCGCCGCCCTTCCCGGCCGCGTCCCAGCCTTCGAAGACGCACAATACCGGCACCTTCCGGCGGAAGGCGTCGAAGTCGAGTTCGCGCAACCGCACCTGCAGCTTGCCCATCTGGTCGCCATACTGCTTCGCGGTCAGCTTGCGGTTCATGTTGATGCGCTCAAGCATGGGCTGCCTCCGCTTTGCCGCCGACCGAAGCCGCTGCCTTCCGGCCGGCCTTGGTGGCGTTTTTGCCGGCAGCCTTAACCGCCCGCTTCGCGCCAGTCTTGCCGGCGACCGTCTTCGCGGACACCGTCTTCTTCTCTTCGCTGTGGGCCAGCTCGGTATCCCGCTTGGACTCGGCGGCGCGTGCGGCCTTGGTGGCATCGTGCGCGGCGACGGTGCGGGAGACGAGCGCGGGTAGCGCCTTGCGCTTGGCCAACTCGTGCTGCAAGCGCTTGACCAGGGTCTCGAAGAAGCGGACGCGTGCGAAGCGCAGGTCGTTGGCGGGGATCAGCGTCCAGGGCGCGTTCGAGGTGTCTGTGTTCGCCAGCATCTCTTCGATCGCCTTGACCCAGCGACCGTATTCACGATGGTGCCGCTTGTATTCCTTGGTGATCTTCCAGCGCAGCAGCGGATCTTTCGCCGCTTTCTTGAAGCGCTTCTTCTGTTCCTTTTTCGAGATGTGGAGAAAGAACTTAAGCAACACCTGGCCATCGTCGGTGAGCCAGCGTTCGAACTCGTTGATCTGCTGGTACGCCGCACGCCACACGCGCTTCCTGGTGAAGCAGTCGCAGCGCTCGACCAGGACGCAGCCGTACCAGGAGTGATCGAAGACGGCCATCTCGCCGTCGTTGGGCAGGTCGAGCTGGTAGCGCCACAGAAAGTGATGGCGCGCCTCGAGTTCGGTGGGCGCAGAACCGGAGAAAACACGATAGAGACGCGGATCGAGACGCTCGGTGAGCTTCTTGATGGTCTGTCCCTTGCCTGCCGTGTCCCAACCCTCGAGGCAGATGATGATGGGGACCTCGGCTGCCTGCGCGGCGTACTGCAAGCGGCGAAGCTCTTCTTGCAATCCCCCTATGCGCTTGGAGTACGCAGCTTTGGGCAGCTCGCTCTTCAGATCGACGGTCTCGAGCATGACACCTCGAAAGCTGAACCGATGTCCGATAGTCGGATGTCCGATATCGGATGGCGTAACGGGCGAACCATCATACGCCGTGTGGCGCGGGTGCAACCCTGCCGGTGCAGCGGACGGCGAGCGGAAACTGGTATCCTCGTTCGTTTCCATCGTTTCCGAAGGAGTCATCGAGCCATGCGAAAGAGCCTGTGGTCTGCCCTTCTGCTTATCATCCTTACTTCGCTGTCGGCGGCGCAGGATCTCCGTCCCGACCTCGGCTGGCTGCGCTGGCGCAATGTAGGACCATTCCGCGGCGGGCGTACGCGCGCCGTCTGCGGCGTGCCGCAACAACCGAACGTGTTCTACCTCGCGCAGGTGAACGGCGGCGTCTTTAAGACGGCCGACTTCGGGCACACCTGGACGCCGATCTTCGACGCGCAACCAACCGCTTCGGTGGGCTCGATCGCGGTCGCGCCCTCGGATCCCAACATCATCTATGTAGGCTCGGGTGAAGGACTGCACCGGCCGGACCTCTCCGTCGGCGACGGCGTTTATAGATCCACCGACGCGGGCAAGACGTGGAGTCACCTCGGTCTGCGCGACGGGCAGCAGATCCCGCAGATCGCCGTCGATCCGCATGATCCGCAGCGCTTGTATGTGGCGGTGGCGGGACATCCGTACGGCCCGAATGAAGAGCGCGGCATCTTTCGCTCCACCAATGGCGGCCAGACGTTCGAGCGCGTGCTCTACAAAGACGAGAACACCGGTGGCGCCGACGTGGTCATCGATCCATCGAATCCCCTGATCGTCTACGCGGCGCTGTGGGAGGCGCGCGAAGGTCCGTGGGAGAACGCCGCGTGGAACGGTACCGGCGGCGGCATCTTTCGTTCCAGCGACGGCGGCAGCACATGGACGCAGCTGGCCGGCGGCCTGCCCGAAGGCGTGGTGCAGGCGAACCTGGCCATCGCGCCGAGCCAGCCGGCGCGGCTGATCGCGACGGTGGCGACGAAGAGCGGGGTAAAGCTCTATCGCACGGATGACGGCGGCGCGACCTGGACGGTGATCACCGACGACGCGCGTCCCGCAGGCCGCATCGGCGGCGGCGATCTTTCCGTACCACGCATCGATCCCAAGAATCCTGACGTGGTCTATGTGGCCAGCACGGTGAGTTGGAAATCCACCGACGGCGGCAAGACGTGGAACGCGCTGCGCGGCGCGCCCGGAGGCGACGACTACCAGAACGTCTGGATCAATCCCACCGACCCGAACATCATCCTGCTCGGCTCCGACCAGGGCGCGGTCATCACCGTGAACGGCGGCGCGAGTTGGAGCGAGTGGTACAACCAGCCCACGGCGCAGGTCTACCACGTGAGCGCGGACAACGCGTTTCCCTATCGGCTGTGCAGCGGGCAGCAGGAGAGCGGTTCGGTGTGCATCTCGAGCCGCGGCAACGATGGCGAGATCACGATGCGCGAGTGGCATCCGGTGGCGGCCGAAGAATATGGATACGTGGCTGCCGACCCGCTCGATCCCGACATCGTCTACGGCGGCAAGCTCTCGCGCTACGACCGGCGCACGGCGCAAGCGCAGAACATCCTGCCCAAATTCTTCCGCGCGACCGACTTTCGCATGCTGCGCACCGAGCCGGTCGTCTTTTCGCCCGTCGATCCGCGCGCGCTTTACTTTGCGACCAATGTCTTGTGGAAGACGACGACCGCAGGCAAGACCTGGCAGCAGATATCGCCCGACCTCACGCGCAAGACCTACGACCTTCCGGTAAGTATCGGTAAGTACAGGAATGAAGACACCGCGAAGGCCGTGCAGCGCGGCGTGATCTACGCCGTGGCGCCGTCACCACTCGATGTCAACCGTATCTGGACGGGAACCGACGATGGGCTCGTCCACCTGACCAGCGACGGCGGAAAGACGTGGAAAGACGTCACGCCGCAGCCGCTTACGCCGTGGCAGAAGGTTTCCATCATCGACGCCGGACACTTCGACGCGCAGACCGCCTATGCCGCCATCAACACGCTGCGTCTCGACGATCTGCGGCCGCACATCTACCGCACACACGATGGCGGCACCAACTGGCAGGAGATCGTCACCGGGATCGGGCAGAGCGAGAATGTGAATGCCGTCCGCGAAGATCCCAAGCGCAAAGGGCTGCTCTTCGCGGCGACCGAGCGCGGAGTCTACGTCTCATTCGACGATGGCGACCACTGGCAATCGCTGCGCAACAACCTGCCCGCAAGCTCGGCGCGCGACGTCATCGTGAAGGGTGACGATCTTGCCGTGGGCACGCACGGGCGCGGCTTCTGGATCATCGACAACATCACTGCGCTGCGCCAGATCACTGCCCAGACCCTCACTGAGCCGGCGTTCCTGTTCCAGCCGCAGCTGGCGCGCCGGGTACGCTGGGACATGAACACGGACACACCTTTGCCGCCGGATACGCCTGCGGGCGAGAATCCGCCGGATGGCGCCATCATCGACTATTCCTTGAGGTCGAACGCGAGCGGCCCCGTGACGCTCGAGATCAAAGACGCGGCCGGCAAGACGGTGCGTAAATATTCCAGCGCCGACCCGGTGCCGCCGCCCGATCCGAAGCTCGCCATCCCACCGTATTGGTTGCGTCCGCCGCAGGTGCTCGCGACGGAAGCGGGCACACATCGTTTCCTGTGGGACATGCACCACACCCCGCTGCCGGGCAAGCCGGAGTATCCCATCGCCGCCGTGCCGCACAACACCGCACCCGACGCGACCTCGCCGTGGGCCATGCCCGGGCAGTACACCGTGGTGCTGACCGCCGGCGGAAAAAGCTACGCGCGGCCGCTGACGGTCGAGATGGACCCGCGCGTGAGGACTTCGGCGGCGGACCTGGCGCTGCAATTCCGCATGAGCTACCAGGTCTACCAGGACTTGCAGGCGCTCGCGGCGCCACTCGAAGCGATGGATGCGCTGCGCACCGAGCTTGAGGAGCGCAAGCAGCAAGCCGGTGCCAACGCCGACGTCGCGAAAGCGATCGACGACTTCACCCACCAGCTCGACGCGATCCAGGGCGTGGCGGTGCGTCGCTCAGTGCCGACGACCGAGCCGCTCACGCTCTCGCTCGTCAGCGGACGCCTTGGCCAGCTCTTCGGCGTGCTGCAAGAGGTGGACGCGGCGCCGACGGCGCAGGCTGTGGCGAACGTGAACGAGTTGCACGCAGCCATCCCCGGGCTGACCGCGAAGTGGAAGACGTTGCAATCCGCCGACCTCGCAGCCTTGAACGCGAAGCTGCGCGCGGCGGGACTGGCGGAGATCAAGGTGGAAGAGAAGCCGCTAAGTCGAGTAATCGGCGTTGATATGAACGTACGCGCTGGTGAGGTCGCAGGTGAGGAATAGCGCGCTCGCTTTGCCGCGACCGAGGCGGACCGTGACGTCGTAACTCGGTTGCGAGAGGTATTGATGGGCCGCCTGCGCGTCGAAGCGGGCGGCCCTTCCCTCTTCACACACGCGAATGGTTCCAAAGCGGATCTCGATGCGCGCGGGATCGAGCGCTACACCGCTGCGGCCGGCGGCGGCGAGGATGCGTCCCCAGTTGGGATCGGCGCCGGCCCACGCGGTCTTCACCAGAGATGATGTGGCGATGGTCTGCGCGACCTGGAGTGCTTCTGTTTTCGAGCGCGCCTGTTCGATGTGTAGCCGGACCACGTGCTGCACGCCTTCGCCGTCGGCGATGATCTGCTCGGCCAACGACTGGCAGACTTGGAGCAGTGCTTGCGCAAACGCGCGGCGCGTCGCAGCAGTGGCAAGCCGCACACCCGAAGCCCCGCTGGCGAGCAGGAGCACGGTGTCGTTGGTCGAGGTGTCGCCATCCACCGAGATGCAGTTGAAGCTGATGTCCGCTGCCGTGCGCAACTCGCGGCGCAGACTGGCCGCGGGAGCGACGGCGTCAGTAAAGATGTAAGCCAGCATCGTCGCCATGTTGGGGTGGATCATGCCGGCGCCCTTGGCCACGCCGGCGATGGTGACGGTCTTGCCTGTCTTCCCTTCTATGCGGAACTGCGCGGACGCGATCTTTGGCCGCGTATCCGTTGTCATGATGGCGTGCGCGAACGCGCACAGCGCGGCTACGCCGGCGGCAGCGCCGGCGACAACCTCGGGAATAGTCGCGATGATCTTCTCGCCCGGCAGCGGGACGCCGATGATCCCGGTGGACGATGGAAAGACTTCATGGGGCGCGACCCGGAGCGCCTTCGCCAGCGCACGACAGGTTTCGTTGCATGTCCGAATCCCCGCCGGACCGGTGGCACAGTTGGCGTTGCCGGAGTTGACCAGCACGGCGCGCACACGACCGCGCGACTTTGCCAGGTGTTTGCGTCCCACGATCAGCGGCGCGGCGACCACATGGTTGCGCGTGAAGATGGCGGCGGCGGTCGCGCCGTCGGCGGCGATGGCGAGTGCGAGGTCGGGATTGCGGCTGGCTTTCAGTCCGGCCTTAGCCGATGCGAACCGAAAGCCGCCAGGAACGTGCAGTTCGCCGTTTCCAACGGTACTCACGCTCATGCCGTGGGACGGATCGTGGGCAACAGGATGGGCAGCTCGCCAAGGACCGCTCGCGTGGGCAGCTCGCCGCGCACCATCGCGATCTCGTCGCAGGCGTGCAGCCGCGGGCAGTTCAGGCAATCCTTGTAGATCTTGTCAGGAAGCTCCTCGCGCGCGGCGACGCGGAATCCGAAGCGCGCGAAGAATTCCGGAATTCGGGTGAACAGGCAGACACAGTCCACGCGATGATGACGCGCCTCGCGCAGCAGGGCGTGGACCAGCATCGCGCCTGCGCCTTTTCCAGTGACGTTGGGCGCGACGGCGATGGAGCGGATCTCGGTGAGGTGCGCGCCGTAGAGGTGAAGCGCGCCGCAACCGACGATGCGTCCGCGATCGACGACCACGGTGAAGTCGCGCACGTTCTCGCAGACCTCGTTAAGGGTGCGCGGCAACAACGTGCCATCGTGCGAGTATTGCGCGATGAGCGCGTGGATGCTTTCCGCGTCGGGGAGAACAGCTCTACGCGTACGCATGCGCTTCCCTCCTGGCGCCGG
This sequence is a window from Acidobacteriota bacterium. Protein-coding genes within it:
- a CDS encoding SLC26A/SulP transporter family protein codes for the protein MTREAPNPLAGDFWGGFAAMLVALPSAIAFGVTIYSPLGGSYAAQGALAGIVGTAALGVVASTFGGTKRLITAPCAPAAAVLSALTIELVAKGIQPQQIILMLAGVALLCGIFQIIFGLIHFGTLIKYMPYPVVSGYLSGVGLIIIVSQVPKFLGVPGGTSFWHALAGLGLWRWQSVLVGAVTIIVMVLAPKLTKAVPAAILALAAGVATYFALALTGRAMLTLAGNRFVVGPLGTSTAGFFDSIALRWRAVGGMSAEQFVILVVPALTLAVLLSIDTLKTCLVLDTITRSRHDSNRELIGQGLGNLASTAVGGIPGAGTMGATLVNISSGAQTRRSGLIEGVLAIVTLVLLGPAIAWVPIAALAGILIVVGVRMFDRKSLLLLRSRSTILDFAVIVAVVIVAETVGLIPASAVGLGLAIMLFLREQIGGAVVRRKLYGNEMFSKQVRLPGEMAMLEQRGGRTVIYELQGSLFFGTTDQLYSALEPELKNTERAYFILDMRRVQSVDVTAAHMLENIEHLLRERGGFLIFSHLPLNVPTGQHLENYFDQVGLVRGERRVRTFGHRDEALEWVEDHILGGALLERADEQPLELREIELFKARTDETIAALADCMAMKSYKAGQAIFARGDTGDSLFLIRRGTVRIMLPLSGRTPYHLATFSSGDFFGEMAFLDSNPRSADAVAVGDTDVFALSRARFDELAQQHRILAMNLLESLARALATRMRHTDREISALQDS
- a CDS encoding glycoside hydrolase, yielding MRKSLWSALLLIILTSLSAAQDLRPDLGWLRWRNVGPFRGGRTRAVCGVPQQPNVFYLAQVNGGVFKTADFGHTWTPIFDAQPTASVGSIAVAPSDPNIIYVGSGEGLHRPDLSVGDGVYRSTDAGKTWSHLGLRDGQQIPQIAVDPHDPQRLYVAVAGHPYGPNEERGIFRSTNGGQTFERVLYKDENTGGADVVIDPSNPLIVYAALWEAREGPWENAAWNGTGGGIFRSSDGGSTWTQLAGGLPEGVVQANLAIAPSQPARLIATVATKSGVKLYRTDDGGATWTVITDDARPAGRIGGGDLSVPRIDPKNPDVVYVASTVSWKSTDGGKTWNALRGAPGGDDYQNVWINPTDPNIILLGSDQGAVITVNGGASWSEWYNQPTAQVYHVSADNAFPYRLCSGQQESGSVCISSRGNDGEITMREWHPVAAEEYGYVAADPLDPDIVYGGKLSRYDRRTAQAQNILPKFFRATDFRMLRTEPVVFSPVDPRALYFATNVLWKTTTAGKTWQQISPDLTRKTYDLPVSIGKYRNEDTAKAVQRGVIYAVAPSPLDVNRIWTGTDDGLVHLTSDGGKTWKDVTPQPLTPWQKVSIIDAGHFDAQTAYAAINTLRLDDLRPHIYRTHDGGTNWQEIVTGIGQSENVNAVREDPKRKGLLFAATERGVYVSFDDGDHWQSLRNNLPASSARDVIVKGDDLAVGTHGRGFWIIDNITALRQITAQTLTEPAFLFQPQLARRVRWDMNTDTPLPPDTPAGENPPDGAIIDYSLRSNASGPVTLEIKDAAGKTVRKYSSADPVPPPDPKLAIPPYWLRPPQVLATEAGTHRFLWDMHHTPLPGKPEYPIAAVPHNTAPDATSPWAMPGQYTVVLTAGGKSYARPLTVEMDPRVRTSAADLALQFRMSYQVYQDLQALAAPLEAMDALRTELEERKQQAGANADVAKAIDDFTHQLDAIQGVAVRRSVPTTEPLTLSLVSGRLGQLFGVLQEVDAAPTAQAVANVNELHAAIPGLTAKWKTLQSADLAALNAKLRAAGLAEIKVEEKPLSRVIGVDMNVRAGEVAGEE
- the argJ gene encoding bifunctional glutamate N-acetyltransferase/amino-acid acetyltransferase ArgJ, which produces MSVSTVGNGELHVPGGFRFASAKAGLKASRNPDLALAIAADGATAAAIFTRNHVVAAPLIVGRKHLAKSRGRVRAVLVNSGNANCATGPAGIRTCNETCRALAKALRVAPHEVFPSSTGIIGVPLPGEKIIATIPEVVAGAAAGVAALCAFAHAIMTTDTRPKIASAQFRIEGKTGKTVTIAGVAKGAGMIHPNMATMLAYIFTDAVAPAASLRRELRTAADISFNCISVDGDTSTNDTVLLLASGASGVRLATAATRRAFAQALLQVCQSLAEQIIADGEGVQHVVRLHIEQARSKTEALQVAQTIATSSLVKTAWAGADPNWGRILAAAGRSGVALDPARIEIRFGTIRVCEEGRAARFDAQAAHQYLSQPSYDVTVRLGRGKASALFLTCDLTSAYVHINADYST
- a CDS encoding N-acetyltransferase produces the protein MRTRRAVLPDAESIHALIAQYSHDGTLLPRTLNEVCENVRDFTVVVDRGRIVGCGALHLYGAHLTEIRSIAVAPNVTGKGAGAMLVHALLREARHHRVDCVCLFTRIPEFFARFGFRVAAREELPDKIYKDCLNCPRLHACDEIAMVRGELPTRAVLGELPILLPTIRPTA